A stretch of the Capra hircus breed San Clemente chromosome 10, ASM170441v1, whole genome shotgun sequence genome encodes the following:
- the CALM1 gene encoding calmodulin: MADQLTEEQIAEFKEAFSLFDKDGDGTITTKELGTVMRSLGQNPTEAELQDMINEVDADGNGTIDFPEFLTMMARKMKDTDSEEEIREAFRVFDKDGNGYISAAELRHVMTNLGEKLTDEEVDEMIREADIDGDGQVNYEEFVQMMTAK, encoded by the exons ATG gCTGATCAGCTGACCGAAGAGCAGATTGCTG AATTCAAGGAAGCTTTCTCCCTATTTGACAAAGATGGTGATGGCACCATCACAACCAAGGAACTCGGAACCGTCATGAGGTCGCTGGGCCAGAACCCGACAGAAGCCGAATTGCAGGACATGATCAACGAGGTGGACGCCGATG gtAATGGCACCATTGACTTCCCAGAatttttgactatgatggctagaAAAATGAAAGACACCGACAGTGAGGAAGAGATCCGCGAGGCATTCCGAGTCTTTGATAAG GATGGCAACGGTTACATCAGCGCCGCAGAGCTCCGCCACGTCATGACAAACCTGGGAGAGAAACTGACAGATGAGGAAGTCGACGAGATGATCAGAGAAGCTGACATCGATGGAGACGGACAAGTCAACTACGAAG AATTCgtacagatgatgactgcaaagTGA